One genomic segment of Bradyrhizobium prioriisuperbiae includes these proteins:
- a CDS encoding tripartite tricarboxylate transporter substrate binding protein: MLSRRTFMTAAAGLAVTAMPRHSLAAESWPTRPVRLIVPYAAGGGTDFFARLASAGMSTTLGQQIVVENRPGAGTNIGAEAAAKAEPDGYTFLLGDTSTYASNRTLYQKLNYDSQKDLAPVTLTGRFAVVLLVNTEKLNVGSAKELIAEAKKKPGSIDYASAGVGSPFHLAAELFAQSADIKLNHVPYKGAGPALQDLAGGQIGMMFVDFASARAQLKLPGIKAIAVCSPAEFYGLPGVPPLSADVPDYEAWAWQGFSAPSKTPPEIIEKFRGAYLAAIESRETRQKIIDAGIDMLQTTPKEMADYIASESAKWEKVIKTAGIKMD, translated from the coding sequence ATGCTCAGCCGCCGCACGTTTATGACCGCCGCAGCAGGCCTGGCCGTCACCGCCATGCCGCGCCACAGCCTTGCCGCCGAGAGCTGGCCCACCCGGCCGGTGCGCCTGATCGTTCCCTATGCCGCGGGGGGCGGCACCGACTTCTTCGCCCGCCTCGCCAGTGCCGGCATGAGCACAACACTCGGCCAGCAGATCGTGGTGGAAAACCGCCCCGGCGCCGGCACCAATATCGGCGCCGAGGCCGCCGCCAAGGCCGAGCCGGACGGCTACACCTTCCTGCTCGGCGACACCTCGACCTATGCGTCGAACCGCACGCTCTATCAAAAGCTGAATTACGACTCCCAGAAGGACCTCGCGCCGGTGACGCTGACCGGCCGCTTTGCCGTGGTGCTCCTGGTCAACACCGAAAAACTCAATGTCGGATCGGCCAAGGAGCTGATTGCGGAAGCAAAAAAGAAGCCCGGCAGCATCGACTACGCCAGCGCCGGTGTCGGCTCGCCGTTTCACCTCGCCGCCGAACTGTTCGCACAGAGCGCCGACATCAAACTCAACCACGTGCCCTACAAGGGCGCGGGCCCGGCTCTGCAGGATCTGGCCGGCGGCCAGATCGGCATGATGTTTGTCGATTTCGCATCCGCGCGGGCGCAGCTCAAGCTTCCCGGGATCAAGGCGATCGCGGTGTGTTCGCCGGCGGAGTTCTATGGCCTGCCCGGCGTACCGCCGCTGTCGGCCGACGTGCCCGACTACGAGGCCTGGGCATGGCAGGGTTTTTCCGCGCCTTCAAAAACGCCGCCGGAGATCATAGAGAAGTTTCGTGGGGCTTATCTTGCGGCCATCGAAAGCCGCGAGACCCGCCAGAAGATCATCGACGCCGGCATCGACATGCTGCAGACCACGCCGAAGGAAATGGCTGACTACATCGCCTCCGAGAGCGCGAAGTGGGAAAAGGTGATCAAGACCGCCGGCATCAAGATGGATTAG
- the pth gene encoding aminoacyl-tRNA hydrolase — protein MRLFVGLGNPGSKHQRNRHNIGFMAIETIARRHGFAPWRRRFQGETSEGTLDGERVILLKPMTYMNESGRAVGEAVNFFKLDLGDISVFHDELELPSAKVRVKVGGGIAGHNGLRSISAHVGNDYRRVRLGIGHPGVKELVHGHVLSDFAKADQPWVEALCDAVADNAGLLVKDRDSSFQNKIHLAMQAKGFASNGDNGSDP, from the coding sequence ATGCGCCTGTTCGTCGGACTGGGCAATCCCGGATCGAAGCACCAGCGCAACCGACACAATATCGGGTTCATGGCCATCGAGACGATTGCGCGGCGTCACGGTTTTGCACCGTGGCGCCGTCGCTTTCAGGGCGAGACCTCCGAAGGCACGCTCGACGGCGAACGCGTCATCCTGCTCAAGCCCATGACCTACATGAACGAGTCCGGGCGTGCGGTGGGCGAGGCGGTCAATTTCTTCAAACTCGACCTCGGCGATATCTCCGTGTTCCACGACGAACTGGAGCTGCCGTCCGCAAAAGTTCGCGTGAAGGTCGGCGGCGGCATCGCCGGGCATAACGGTCTTCGTTCGATCTCGGCGCACGTCGGCAACGACTATCGCCGGGTGCGGCTCGGCATCGGTCATCCGGGCGTCAAGGAACTGGTGCACGGCCACGTGCTGAGCGATTTCGCCAAGGCGGACCAGCCCTGGGTCGAGGCACTGTGCGACGCGGTGGCGGATAATGCGGGACTGCTCGTGAAGGACCGCGACTCGTCGTTTCAGAACAAGATTCATCTGGCGATGCAGGCCAAGGGATTTGCGTCGAACGGGGACAATGGCAGCGACCCCTAG
- a CDS encoding dienelactone hydrolase family protein, translating to MIERQIDIPAKDGRITTFIVHPERDGPHPVLLFYMDAPGIREELRDMARRFAAVGYYVMLPNLYYRAGVMELGPLPRDPDAPERKRMFELMASINIAMVMEDTDALLDFVDADTAALKTPIGTVGYCMSGRYALSAAVRYPDRVAAAASIYGTHLMTDQPDSPHVTARRAKAELYVACAEIDHYVPLEMVAPLRDALRDSGANAEVELYPAVEHGFAFPARPVFNKDAAERHWERLFALYRRRLKS from the coding sequence ATGATCGAACGCCAGATCGACATCCCGGCCAAGGACGGCCGGATCACGACTTTCATCGTGCATCCCGAACGCGACGGCCCGCATCCGGTGCTGCTGTTCTACATGGATGCCCCCGGCATCCGCGAGGAGCTTCGGGACATGGCCCGCCGCTTCGCCGCAGTCGGCTATTATGTGATGCTACCGAACCTCTATTATCGCGCCGGCGTGATGGAACTGGGACCGCTGCCGCGCGATCCGGACGCCCCCGAGCGTAAGCGCATGTTCGAGCTGATGGCCTCCATCAACATTGCAATGGTGATGGAGGATACCGACGCCCTGCTCGACTTCGTCGACGCCGACACGGCAGCGCTGAAGACACCGATCGGCACCGTCGGCTATTGCATGAGCGGCCGCTATGCCCTGAGCGCGGCGGTGCGCTACCCGGACCGGGTGGCGGCTGCCGCCTCGATCTACGGCACCCACCTGATGACCGATCAGCCCGATAGCCCGCATGTGACGGCGCGGCGGGCGAAGGCCGAACTCTACGTCGCCTGCGCCGAAATCGATCACTATGTCCCGCTCGAGATGGTCGCCCCGCTGCGCGATGCCCTGCGCGACAGTGGCGCCAACGCCGAAGTCGAGCTTTATCCCGCCGTCGAACACGGCTTTGCGTTTCCGGCCCGCCCGGTGTTCAACAAAGATGCTGCGGAACGGCACTGGGAGCGGCTGTTCGCGCTTTACCGGCGGCGGCTGAAGTCATAA
- a CDS encoding accessory factor UbiK family protein: MTQTTNRFFDEIARLMNDAAGAAQGVKREVEGAVRHQAERVLRDLDLIKREEFEAVKEMARLAREENEALKARIEKLEKKAGPVAET; encoded by the coding sequence ATGACCCAGACCACCAACCGGTTCTTTGACGAAATCGCCCGGCTGATGAACGATGCAGCCGGCGCCGCCCAGGGTGTCAAGCGCGAGGTGGAGGGCGCGGTGCGCCACCAGGCGGAGCGCGTGCTGCGTGATCTCGATCTTATCAAGCGCGAGGAGTTCGAGGCCGTCAAGGAGATGGCCCGGCTCGCCCGCGAAGAGAACGAGGCGCTGAAGGCCCGCATCGAGAAGCTCGAGAAGAAGGCGGGCCCGGTCGCCGAGACCTGA
- a CDS encoding MaoC family dehydratase yields MPYFDDMQVGERSELGSFTFTAELIKAFARQFDPQPFHLDEEAGRKSLFGGLCASGWHVGSVGMKLIVARNRRVVEQSAARGVVEPAPGPSPGFRELKWLKPVMAGDTLTYSSEIVSLRTSASKPEWGILQARNSAENQRGELVFTFLATAFIPRRIG; encoded by the coding sequence ATGCCCTATTTCGATGACATGCAGGTCGGCGAGCGCAGCGAGCTCGGCTCGTTCACGTTCACTGCCGAGCTGATCAAGGCGTTCGCGCGGCAGTTCGATCCGCAGCCGTTCCACCTGGACGAGGAAGCCGGCCGCAAGTCGCTGTTCGGCGGACTCTGTGCGTCCGGCTGGCATGTCGGATCGGTCGGCATGAAGCTGATCGTCGCCCGCAATCGTCGCGTGGTGGAGCAGTCCGCGGCCAGGGGCGTGGTCGAGCCCGCCCCCGGTCCGTCGCCCGGATTTCGCGAATTGAAGTGGCTGAAACCGGTGATGGCCGGCGACACGTTAACCTATTCATCGGAGATCGTGTCGCTGCGGACCTCGGCCTCGAAGCCGGAGTGGGGCATCCTGCAGGCCCGAAACAGCGCTGAAAACCAGCGTGGTGAGCTTGTGTTTACCTTCCTGGCAACGGCCTTCATCCCCCGCCGGATTGGTTAA
- the ychF gene encoding redox-regulated ATPase YchF: protein MGFKCGIVGLPNVGKSTLFNALTETAAAQAANYPFCTIEPNVGAVAVPDPRLDKLAAIAKSAQIIPTQLTFVDIAGLVRGASKGEGLGNQFLATIREVDAVAHVVRCFEDSDITHVEGKIAPLADIETIETELMLSDLDSLEKRVDNLSKKAKGNDKDAKEQLELVQRALVLLRDGKPARLLERKAEEERSFRMLGLLTSKPVLYVCNVEESSAATGNNFSAQVAEFAKKEGAVAVVISAKIESEIATLSREERVDFLSTLELEEAGLDRLIRAGYQLLELITYFTVGPKEARAWTITRGTKAPGAAGVIHTDFEKGFIRAETIACDDYVALGGEAGARDAGKLRLEGKEYVVADGDVMHFRFNT, encoded by the coding sequence ATGGGATTCAAATGCGGGATCGTCGGTCTGCCCAATGTTGGCAAATCGACACTGTTCAACGCCCTGACCGAGACGGCCGCGGCGCAGGCTGCGAACTATCCGTTCTGCACCATCGAGCCGAATGTCGGCGCGGTCGCGGTGCCGGATCCGCGGCTCGACAAGCTCGCGGCCATCGCCAAGTCGGCGCAGATCATCCCGACGCAGCTCACCTTTGTCGATATCGCCGGCCTGGTGCGCGGTGCATCGAAGGGGGAGGGGCTCGGCAACCAGTTTCTCGCCACCATTCGTGAGGTCGATGCGGTGGCGCATGTTGTGCGCTGCTTCGAGGATTCCGACATCACCCATGTCGAGGGCAAGATCGCGCCGCTGGCCGATATCGAGACCATCGAAACCGAACTGATGCTGTCCGATCTCGACAGCCTGGAGAAGCGTGTCGACAATCTCTCCAAGAAGGCCAAGGGCAACGACAAGGACGCCAAGGAGCAACTCGAGCTGGTGCAGCGGGCTCTGGTGCTGCTGCGCGACGGCAAGCCCGCGCGTCTGCTCGAGCGCAAGGCGGAGGAGGAACGGTCGTTCCGAATGCTGGGGCTGCTGACCTCGAAACCCGTGCTCTACGTCTGCAACGTCGAGGAGAGTTCGGCCGCGACCGGCAACAACTTCTCCGCTCAGGTTGCCGAATTTGCCAAGAAGGAAGGTGCTGTCGCGGTGGTGATCTCGGCGAAGATCGAATCCGAGATCGCGACGCTGTCGCGCGAAGAGCGCGTCGACTTCCTGTCGACGCTGGAGCTGGAAGAGGCCGGCCTCGACCGGTTGATCCGCGCCGGCTACCAGCTGCTTGAGCTCATCACCTATTTCACGGTCGGCCCGAAGGAGGCCCGCGCCTGGACCATTACCCGGGGCACCAAGGCGCCGGGGGCGGCGGGCGTGATCCACACCGATTTCGAGAAGGGCTTCATCAGGGCCGAAACCATTGCCTGTGACGATTATGTGGCGCTCGGCGGCGAAGCCGGTGCGCGCGACGCCGGCAAGCTGCGGCTGGAGGGCAAGGAATACGTGGTCGCCGATGGCGACGTGATGCACTTCCGCTTCAATACCTGA
- a CDS encoding DUF4282 domain-containing protein, whose amino-acid sequence MLEFRDLFQWDRFITPTIIKMFYWLVIGLIALSGLSGILSGIGLMMVNPFVGLLTILTSLVGLVVGIISARIGAEFVLIVFRINEHLGAIRDQGGPQQH is encoded by the coding sequence ATGCTCGAATTCCGGGATTTGTTTCAGTGGGACCGTTTCATCACGCCGACGATCATCAAGATGTTCTATTGGCTGGTGATCGGCCTCATCGCGCTCAGCGGACTGTCGGGAATCCTGTCCGGCATAGGGCTGATGATGGTGAACCCCTTCGTCGGCCTTCTCACGATCCTGACCAGCCTCGTCGGCCTCGTGGTGGGCATCATCTCTGCTCGCATCGGCGCTGAATTCGTGCTGATCGTGTTCCGCATCAACGAGCATCTCGGCGCCATCCGCGACCAGGGCGGACCGCAGCAGCATTGA
- a CDS encoding YdeI/OmpD-associated family protein — protein MQKAPAQRASLKATARELPVRAFKSQLAWATWLAAQSAASPGVWLKLAKASAGTDSVSRQQAIDSALCHGWIDGQLSAFDADWWLIRFTPRKSNSRWSEKNRDRALELIAQREMRPAGQQQIDLAKADGRWEQAYAPASKAAVPDDLAAALAKNRKARAFFEGLDGTNRYAVLYRIHTARKPETRAQRIAVFVAMLARGETIHPRKAKT, from the coding sequence GTGCAGAAAGCTCCCGCGCAGAGGGCCTCTTTGAAAGCTACCGCGCGCGAACTTCCTGTGCGTGCCTTCAAGTCGCAACTGGCCTGGGCGACATGGCTTGCGGCACAATCAGCGGCATCTCCGGGCGTTTGGCTGAAGCTGGCGAAGGCATCCGCGGGGACTGACAGCGTCTCGCGGCAGCAGGCGATCGACAGTGCCCTGTGTCATGGCTGGATCGACGGCCAGCTCAGTGCGTTCGATGCTGACTGGTGGCTGATCCGCTTCACGCCGCGCAAATCCAACAGCAGATGGTCGGAGAAAAATCGCGATCGTGCGCTGGAGCTGATCGCGCAGAGGGAGATGAGGCCTGCGGGTCAACAGCAGATCGATCTCGCCAAGGCCGATGGGCGCTGGGAGCAGGCTTACGCACCAGCGAGCAAAGCCGCCGTCCCGGACGATCTTGCCGCGGCCCTGGCGAAAAACAGGAAGGCCAGGGCCTTCTTCGAGGGGCTCGACGGCACCAACCGTTATGCGGTGCTGTATCGCATTCACACCGCAAGGAAACCGGAGACGCGGGCGCAGCGGATCGCGGTTTTTGTGGCGATGCTGGCTCGCGGCGAGACCATCCATCCGCGTAAAGCGAAGACTTAA
- a CDS encoding MaoC family dehydratase, whose amino-acid sequence MTLTFEDFQPGHFGTFGPRHVTREEIIAFAAEYDPQPMHLDEEAAKRSMLQGLAASGWHLCSIMMRMLYDGFLHRAASMGGPGMDELNWVAPLRPGDDITLDITVLEARASKNRPQLGIVTFRAKILNASGQVLLDAKWPAMFQRRDALPKT is encoded by the coding sequence ATGACACTGACTTTCGAAGACTTTCAGCCCGGCCATTTCGGCACTTTTGGCCCCCGCCATGTGACGCGGGAGGAAATCATCGCGTTCGCGGCGGAGTATGATCCACAGCCGATGCACCTCGATGAGGAAGCGGCGAAGCGCTCGATGCTGCAGGGCCTAGCGGCGTCGGGATGGCATCTGTGCTCCATCATGATGCGGATGCTGTATGATGGTTTCCTGCATCGCGCGGCGTCGATGGGCGGTCCCGGGATGGACGAACTGAACTGGGTGGCGCCGCTGCGGCCCGGGGATGACATCACCCTCGACATAACCGTGCTGGAAGCTCGCGCGTCCAAAAATCGTCCGCAGCTCGGTATCGTCACGTTTCGCGCCAAGATTCTCAACGCGTCGGGGCAGGTGCTGCTGGACGCGAAATGGCCGGCGATGTTCCAGCGGCGCGACGCGTTGCCCAAGACCTGA
- a CDS encoding 50S ribosomal protein L25/general stress protein Ctc, with protein MATVKELKATARPKAGKGAARAERRAGRVPAVIYGDNQAPVTISLDDKALRASIFAGHFLTTIYNIDLEGKKHRVIPRDFALDPVKDFPIHVDFLRLGEGATIRVSIPLHVTGAESSPGVKRGGTVNIVNHTVEVEADVEHIPQFIEVDVSKLEINNSIHLSEVQLPKGVKALSRDDQTLVTVVPPSGYGEEAKPAGAEGAAAPAAGAAPAAGAAAPAAGAKAPAAGAKAPAAGAKAPAAAAKAPAAKK; from the coding sequence ATGGCGACCGTCAAGGAATTGAAGGCGACCGCGCGTCCGAAGGCCGGCAAGGGGGCCGCCCGCGCAGAACGCCGAGCTGGCCGCGTGCCAGCCGTGATCTATGGTGACAATCAGGCCCCCGTAACCATCTCGCTCGACGACAAGGCTCTGCGTGCGAGCATTTTCGCCGGTCACTTCCTCACCACGATTTACAACATCGATCTCGAGGGCAAGAAGCACCGCGTGATTCCGCGCGACTTCGCGCTCGATCCGGTGAAGGATTTCCCGATCCATGTCGACTTCCTCCGCCTCGGCGAAGGTGCGACCATCCGCGTCAGCATTCCGCTGCATGTGACCGGCGCAGAATCCTCGCCGGGCGTGAAGCGTGGCGGCACGGTCAACATCGTCAACCACACCGTCGAGGTGGAAGCCGATGTCGAGCACATTCCGCAGTTCATCGAAGTCGATGTCAGCAAGCTCGAAATCAACAACTCGATCCATCTGAGCGAGGTGCAGTTGCCCAAGGGCGTCAAGGCGCTCTCGCGTGACGACCAGACGCTGGTCACCGTCGTGCCGCCGTCGGGCTATGGCGAAGAAGCCAAGCCTGCTGGAGCGGAGGGCGCAGCTGCGCCTGCGGCCGGTGCTGCTCCCGCGGCTGGCGCTGCTGCTCCTGCGGCCGGTGCGAAGGCGCCTGCGGCTGGTGCGAAGGCGCCTGCGGCTGGTGCAAAGGCGCCTGCTGCCGCTGCGAAGGCTCCCGCGGCCAAGAAGTAA